Proteins from one Stenotrophomonas aracearum genomic window:
- a CDS encoding PAS domain-containing protein — translation MRDDCRGGVVHIVAPFGRDAASMASVLDAAGLSTRDAGSLEDLAAALDDQAGVVLITEEALATGTDALLAALEDQPSWSDLPVILLRSPRAHRRSPLPILLPQTINVVELDRPLGGISLLSAVQGALRARQKQFLVRDQMRALADSRSALARSESELRLIADAMPVLIAFVDRSMHYRFANKAYETWFDLPVGEVIGRHIGDVVGTRVWEERQPIMQRVLAGEERVFEVSWPTRDGRRRDCEVRYSPRRATDGTVDGFHVFVTDITAAKQALEASVQHALELETLVAERTRELEAQMAAREASEAALRQSQKMEAIGQLTGGIAHDFNNMLTGILSALDIIRMRVEMGRVNDLERFLDAATTSSQRAAALTQRLLAFSRRQSLDARPVEVNALVDAMQPLLRSSLGESVRIRTEVATAPLHATLDSNQFESALLNLAINARDAMPNGGELVLRAFPLHLAEGERATVPAGHYAVVAVSDTGTGMPPEVIERAFEPFFTTKPIGKGTGLGMSMVYGFMQQSGGHIDIASETGQGTTISLFIPLVDEAADETAAQVSSPVAKGDGQSILVVEDDPQVRMLVTVVLEDLGYAVQVVGDADGALPILSSSRRIDLLVTDVGLPGLNGRQLAEIARQSRPELPVLFMTGYAEKAQERAAFLDEGMSMIAKPFPLEAFSDAVRGALATAG, via the coding sequence ATGCGGGATGACTGTCGCGGTGGCGTGGTGCATATCGTCGCGCCGTTCGGGCGCGATGCGGCCAGCATGGCCTCGGTGCTGGATGCCGCCGGCCTGAGCACACGCGATGCGGGCAGCCTGGAAGACCTGGCGGCGGCCCTGGACGACCAGGCTGGCGTGGTCCTGATCACCGAAGAGGCATTGGCGACCGGTACCGATGCGCTGCTGGCGGCGTTGGAAGACCAACCCAGCTGGTCCGACCTGCCGGTAATCCTGCTGCGTTCGCCGCGCGCGCATCGGCGGTCACCGTTGCCGATCCTGCTGCCGCAGACCATCAACGTGGTCGAGCTTGACCGCCCGCTGGGCGGTATTTCGCTGCTGAGCGCCGTGCAGGGCGCGCTGCGCGCACGCCAGAAGCAGTTCCTGGTGCGCGACCAGATGCGCGCGCTGGCCGACAGCCGCAGCGCGCTGGCGCGCAGCGAGTCGGAGCTGCGCCTGATCGCCGATGCGATGCCGGTGCTGATCGCCTTTGTCGATCGCAGCATGCACTACCGCTTCGCCAACAAGGCCTACGAGACGTGGTTCGACCTGCCGGTGGGCGAGGTGATCGGCAGGCACATCGGCGATGTCGTGGGCACGCGGGTGTGGGAAGAGCGGCAGCCGATCATGCAGCGGGTGCTGGCCGGCGAGGAACGCGTGTTTGAAGTGAGCTGGCCCACCCGGGACGGGCGCCGCCGCGACTGCGAGGTGCGCTACTCGCCGCGCCGGGCAACGGATGGAACCGTGGACGGTTTCCACGTATTCGTGACCGATATCACGGCGGCGAAACAGGCGCTCGAGGCCAGCGTTCAGCACGCGCTGGAGCTGGAAACGCTGGTGGCCGAGCGCACCCGTGAGCTGGAAGCACAGATGGCCGCGCGCGAAGCCAGCGAGGCCGCGCTGCGCCAGTCGCAGAAGATGGAAGCCATCGGGCAGCTCACCGGCGGCATCGCCCACGACTTCAACAACATGTTGACCGGCATCCTCTCGGCCCTGGACATCATCCGCATGCGGGTGGAGATGGGACGGGTGAACGACCTGGAACGCTTCCTGGACGCAGCCACCACATCCAGCCAGCGCGCGGCCGCGCTCACCCAACGACTGCTGGCGTTTTCCCGGCGGCAGTCGCTGGACGCACGCCCGGTCGAGGTCAACGCGCTGGTCGATGCGATGCAGCCGCTGCTGCGCAGCTCGCTTGGCGAAAGCGTGCGCATCCGCACCGAAGTCGCCACCGCGCCGCTGCACGCCACGCTGGACAGCAACCAGTTCGAAAGCGCGCTGCTGAACCTGGCCATCAACGCGCGCGACGCCATGCCCAACGGCGGCGAACTGGTGCTGCGCGCGTTTCCATTGCACCTGGCCGAAGGCGAGCGTGCCACCGTGCCGGCCGGCCACTACGCCGTGGTGGCGGTGTCCGACACCGGTACCGGCATGCCACCGGAAGTGATCGAGCGCGCCTTCGAGCCGTTCTTCACCACCAAGCCGATCGGAAAGGGCACCGGCCTGGGCATGTCGATGGTGTATGGCTTCATGCAGCAGTCTGGCGGACATATCGACATTGCCTCGGAGACGGGGCAGGGCACCACTATCTCGCTGTTCATCCCACTGGTGGACGAAGCGGCCGACGAGACCGCCGCCCAGGTGTCATCCCCGGTTGCCAAGGGCGACGGCCAGTCGATCCTGGTGGTCGAGGACGACCCGCAGGTGCGCATGCTGGTGACCGTGGTGCTGGAGGACCTGGGCTACGCGGTGCAGGTGGTGGGCGATGCCGACGGCGCCCTCCCGATCCTGTCCTCGTCCCGCAGGATCGACCTGCTGGTCACCGACGTCGGACTGCCGGGCCTCAACGGGCGCCAGCTGGCCGAGATCGCCCGACAGTCCCGCCCTGAGTTGCCGGTGCTGTTCATGACCGGCTACGCCGAGAAGGCGCAGGAGCGCGCCGCGTTCCTGGACGAAGGGATGAGCATGATCGCCAAACCCTTTCCGCTGGAGGCGTTCAGCGACGCGGTTCGGGGAGCGCTGGCGACAGCCGGATAG
- a CDS encoding LacI family DNA-binding transcriptional regulator yields the protein MTIRGKATSLDIAHLAGVSQPTVSRALRGSPMVNPETRERILRIARELNYKVDKNASSLRLRNAGTLALLFFEDPTNDDSLINPFFHAMLGSITRACALRGYDLLVSFQQLSTDWQADYEDSNKADGIILLGYGDYHESRERLQRLVEQGTHFVRWGAALPDQPGVSIGCDNFQGGFDITAHLLDQGCRRIAFVGHASSHYPEFEERYRGHVAALTARGMVADPGLQFDAITTEQSGYEACQALLTQGGGMDAVFAASDLIAIGAMRALREHGLRVPQDVALVGFDDIPLAASVSPTLSTVQQDTKQAGQLLVERLLTLIQGDPVESQSIPVKLVLRESSIRLSPALPEPRR from the coding sequence ATGACCATCCGCGGCAAAGCCACCTCCCTGGACATCGCCCACCTGGCCGGGGTGTCCCAGCCGACCGTGTCGCGGGCGCTGCGGGGCAGCCCGATGGTCAACCCGGAGACCCGGGAGCGGATCCTGCGGATCGCCCGGGAGCTGAATTACAAGGTGGACAAGAACGCCTCCAGCCTGCGCCTGCGCAATGCCGGCACGCTGGCCCTGCTGTTCTTCGAAGACCCGACCAACGACGATTCGCTGATCAACCCGTTCTTCCACGCCATGCTGGGCTCGATCACCCGTGCCTGCGCGCTGCGCGGCTATGACCTGCTGGTGTCGTTCCAGCAGCTGTCCACCGACTGGCAGGCCGATTACGAGGACAGCAACAAGGCCGACGGCATCATCCTGCTCGGCTATGGCGACTACCACGAGTCGCGCGAGCGGCTGCAGCGTCTGGTCGAACAGGGCACCCACTTCGTGCGCTGGGGCGCGGCGCTGCCGGACCAGCCCGGGGTGTCGATCGGCTGCGACAACTTCCAGGGTGGCTTCGACATCACCGCCCACCTGCTGGACCAGGGTTGCCGGCGCATCGCGTTTGTCGGCCACGCCTCCAGCCATTACCCCGAGTTCGAGGAGCGCTATCGGGGGCACGTGGCGGCACTCACCGCGCGCGGGATGGTGGCGGATCCAGGATTGCAGTTCGATGCGATCACCACCGAGCAATCGGGATATGAAGCCTGCCAGGCGCTCCTGACGCAGGGTGGCGGAATGGATGCGGTGTTCGCTGCGAGCGATCTGATCGCGATCGGCGCCATGCGCGCCCTGCGCGAACACGGCCTGCGAGTTCCGCAGGACGTGGCGCTGGTGGGGTTCGATGACATTCCGCTCGCGGCGTCGGTCTCGCCGACCTTGTCTACCGTGCAGCAGGACACCAAGCAGGCGGGGCAGCTGCTGGTGGAGCGGTTGCTGACGCTGATCCAGGGCGACCCGGTGGAAAGTCAGAGCATTCCAGTGAAACTGGTGCTGCGCGAGTCGTCTATCCGGCTGTCGCCAGCGCTCCCCGAACCGCGTCGCTGA
- a CDS encoding single-stranded DNA-binding protein has product MARGINKVILVGNLGNDPDVKYTQGGMAITRISLATTSVRKDKDGNQQERTEWHRVVFFGKLGEIAGEYLRKGSSVYVEGSLRYDKYTGQDGVEKYSTDIIADEMQMLGGRGEGGGGGGGGGNYGGDRPQRQQAPRQEYGGGGGGGGQRGGGSGGGYGQQQRPQQPQQSAPPMDDFADDDIPF; this is encoded by the coding sequence ATGGCGCGCGGCATCAATAAAGTCATCCTGGTCGGCAACCTCGGCAACGACCCGGACGTGAAGTACACCCAAGGCGGCATGGCGATCACCCGCATCAGCCTGGCCACCACCAGCGTCCGCAAGGACAAGGATGGCAACCAGCAGGAGCGCACCGAATGGCACCGCGTTGTCTTCTTCGGCAAGCTCGGTGAAATCGCCGGTGAATACCTGCGCAAGGGCAGCTCGGTCTACGTCGAAGGCAGCCTGCGTTACGACAAGTACACCGGCCAGGACGGCGTGGAGAAGTACTCCACCGACATCATCGCCGACGAAATGCAGATGCTCGGCGGCCGCGGTGAAGGCGGCGGCGGTGGTGGCGGTGGCGGCAACTACGGCGGTGACCGTCCGCAGCGCCAGCAGGCCCCGCGCCAGGAGTACGGCGGTGGCGGCGGTGGCGGTGGTCAGCGCGGCGGTGGCAGCGGTGGTGGCTACGGCCAGCAGCAGCGCCCGCAGCAGCCGCAGCAGTCGGCTCCGCCGATGGACGACTTCGCAGACGACGACATTCCGTTCTGA
- a CDS encoding alpha/beta hydrolase, whose translation MKPTVLPLRVRVATVLLASTALVPMAMASARDPLQIESQGSVIAGGAVHTQAGAFDPLTPTKPDGQTYHGDHVYAFYQVPVGAKPLPIIMWHGAGQSSKSWETTADGREGFQNLFLRRHFTTYLIDQPRRGKAGRSMIEATVKPVPDEQMWFNQFRIGFWPNRFKDSQFPGGEEALDQFFRSMTPNTGPFDVQVLSDGVAALLQKTGPAILFTHSQAGGPGWMTATKSPNVRAIVAFEPGSSFVFAKGDAPAPIPSAFDTVSATEVSPEAFKALTRIPILVLYGDNIPETPVHLPALDSWRARLEMARLWRDAVNRQGGDVTLVHLPDVGIRGNSHFLFSDMNNIEIADLVGDFLKKKALDR comes from the coding sequence ATGAAGCCAACCGTACTGCCTCTGCGCGTTCGCGTTGCCACCGTTCTGCTCGCTTCCACCGCGCTCGTACCGATGGCAATGGCATCCGCACGCGATCCCCTTCAGATCGAATCACAAGGCAGCGTCATCGCCGGGGGAGCGGTGCACACCCAGGCAGGCGCCTTCGATCCGCTCACGCCGACCAAGCCGGACGGGCAGACCTATCACGGCGATCACGTCTACGCCTTCTACCAGGTTCCGGTGGGCGCCAAGCCCCTTCCGATCATCATGTGGCACGGTGCGGGTCAGTCGTCCAAGAGTTGGGAGACCACCGCAGACGGCCGCGAAGGCTTCCAGAACCTGTTTCTCCGCCGCCACTTCACGACGTACCTGATCGACCAACCCCGTCGGGGGAAGGCTGGCCGCAGCATGATCGAAGCGACAGTGAAGCCGGTTCCCGATGAGCAGATGTGGTTCAATCAGTTCCGCATCGGTTTCTGGCCGAATCGCTTCAAGGACAGCCAGTTCCCCGGCGGCGAGGAGGCCCTTGATCAGTTCTTCCGCTCGATGACGCCCAACACCGGTCCGTTCGATGTGCAGGTGCTCTCTGATGGCGTGGCGGCCCTGCTGCAGAAGACCGGTCCGGCGATCCTGTTCACTCACTCACAGGCAGGTGGGCCGGGATGGATGACGGCGACCAAGAGCCCGAATGTACGCGCGATCGTCGCGTTCGAGCCAGGCAGCAGCTTCGTCTTCGCAAAGGGCGATGCGCCGGCGCCGATTCCCAGTGCGTTCGACACTGTTTCGGCCACCGAGGTGTCGCCCGAGGCATTCAAGGCATTGACCCGGATCCCGATCCTGGTCCTGTACGGCGACAACATTCCTGAAACGCCGGTCCACCTGCCTGCCTTGGACAGCTGGCGCGCGCGGCTGGAAATGGCCCGGCTGTGGCGCGATGCCGTCAATCGGCAAGGCGGAGATGTAACGCTGGTCCACCTGCCGGATGTGGGAATCCGCGGCAACAGCCATTTCCTGTTTTCCGACATGAACAATATCGAGATCGCGGATCTGGTGGGCGACTTCCTGAAGAAGAAGGCGCTGGATCGTTGA
- a CDS encoding carboxymuconolactone decarboxylase family protein, which translates to MLSPKRRSIPVIGAAAASGDPVRLRHAMNQGLNAGLSVSEAKEVLVQLYAYAGFPRSLNALGELMNVVDARRQQGAHDLAGPNPTGPLAQGAELQRIGRENQTRISGRPVDGPVFQFAPVINDYLQAYLFGAIFERDTLSWQDRELATVGILSTMPDVTAQLRSHIAASLRVGLEVEQLRRLAGSLDDAGMSEAGQRVDAAIDWHLAQNASG; encoded by the coding sequence GTGCTGTCACCAAAGCGCAGGTCCATTCCCGTGATCGGCGCCGCTGCCGCGAGCGGCGACCCGGTTCGACTGCGCCATGCCATGAATCAAGGCCTGAATGCCGGCCTTTCAGTAAGCGAGGCCAAGGAGGTCCTGGTCCAGCTGTATGCCTATGCCGGTTTCCCGCGCAGCTTGAATGCCCTGGGTGAGCTGATGAACGTGGTGGACGCGCGCAGGCAACAAGGCGCGCATGACCTGGCGGGTCCGAATCCAACCGGCCCACTTGCCCAAGGCGCCGAACTTCAGCGGATCGGGCGTGAGAACCAGACACGCATATCCGGGCGGCCCGTCGATGGACCGGTCTTCCAGTTCGCACCCGTGATCAATGACTACCTGCAGGCGTACCTGTTCGGCGCGATCTTCGAGCGCGACACGCTTAGCTGGCAGGACCGCGAACTGGCGACCGTGGGAATCCTTTCCACGATGCCGGACGTTACGGCCCAGCTGCGCTCGCACATCGCCGCGAGTCTTCGCGTGGGCCTGGAGGTCGAGCAGCTGCGTCGGTTGGCAGGGTCGCTCGACGACGCCGGCATGTCCGAAGCAGGCCAGCGGGTGGATGCCGCGATCGATTGGCATCTTGCCCAGAACGCTTCCGGATGA
- a CDS encoding LysR family transcriptional regulator, with protein sequence MITENYDQLALFALVARERSFTRAAAKLGMSQPALSRVIRQLEERLGVRLLARTTRSVSPTEAGERLLRVVAPRFEEINTELALLSAYRDKPAGKVRITAGEHAAVTVLRPALARLLPDNPDLHIEIIVDYGLTDIVAEGYDAGVRLGEQLAKDMIAVRVGPDLRMAVVGSPPYFKGRPRPKTPRDLMQHNCITIRLPTYGGIYAWEFEKKGEELKVRVEGQLVFNNIAMRLDAALNGLGLAYMPEDLVLEHIASGRLVRVLADWCPPFPGYHLYYPSRRQTSPAFTLVRDALRHDP encoded by the coding sequence ATGATCACCGAGAACTATGACCAGCTGGCACTGTTCGCCCTCGTGGCCCGGGAGCGCAGCTTTACCCGCGCTGCCGCCAAGCTCGGTATGTCGCAGCCCGCGTTGAGCCGCGTCATCCGGCAACTGGAAGAGCGCCTGGGCGTGCGCCTGCTGGCGCGCACCACGCGCAGCGTTTCGCCCACCGAAGCCGGGGAACGCCTGCTGCGCGTCGTGGCGCCGCGCTTCGAGGAGATAAATACGGAGCTGGCCCTGCTCAGCGCCTATCGGGACAAGCCCGCGGGCAAGGTCCGCATTACCGCCGGCGAGCACGCGGCGGTGACCGTGCTGCGTCCCGCACTGGCCCGTCTGCTGCCCGACAACCCGGACCTGCATATCGAGATCATCGTCGACTACGGACTGACCGACATCGTGGCCGAAGGGTATGACGCCGGCGTCCGCCTGGGCGAGCAGCTGGCCAAGGACATGATCGCGGTGCGGGTCGGGCCGGACCTGCGCATGGCCGTGGTGGGATCACCCCCCTACTTCAAGGGTCGACCGCGCCCGAAGACACCGCGCGACCTGATGCAGCACAACTGCATCACCATCCGGCTTCCGACCTACGGTGGCATCTATGCGTGGGAATTCGAGAAGAAAGGCGAAGAACTGAAGGTCCGGGTCGAAGGCCAGCTGGTGTTCAACAACATCGCCATGCGACTGGATGCTGCGTTGAATGGACTGGGCCTGGCCTACATGCCGGAGGACCTGGTGCTGGAGCACATCGCGAGCGGACGACTGGTCCGGGTGCTGGCGGACTGGTGCCCGCCCTTCCCCGGTTATCACCTGTACTACCCCAGCCGGCGGCAGACGTCACCGGCGTTCACGTTGGTTCGAGACGCCTTGCGCCACGACCCGTGA
- a CDS encoding aldo/keto reductase, whose product MKKRVLGQAGLEVSALGFGCMGLSHGYGPAVDKRHGVELIRAAFERGVTFFDTAEAYARGDNEILLGEAVAPFRNQVVIATKFGFKNGDPTQGPDSRPQRIREVADAALKRLGTDVIDLFYQHRVDPAVPMEDVAGTVKELIAEGKVRHFGLSEAGVASIRRAHAVQPVTALQSEYSLWWREPEQDVLPLLEELGIGFVPFSPLGKGFLTGAIGAGTTFGSDDFRSSVPRFSSEALGANQALLELLAELATQKGVTPAQMALAWLLAQRPWIVPIPGTTKLHRLEENLAADNVTLTTGDLERIATALGQVTISGARYSPAAQQLIDR is encoded by the coding sequence ATGAAAAAGCGTGTACTTGGACAAGCCGGACTTGAAGTTTCGGCGCTTGGCTTCGGCTGCATGGGCTTGAGCCACGGCTATGGCCCGGCGGTCGACAAGCGCCACGGCGTTGAGCTCATCCGCGCCGCGTTCGAGCGCGGGGTCACCTTCTTCGACACCGCCGAAGCCTATGCGCGGGGCGACAACGAAATCCTGCTGGGTGAAGCAGTAGCGCCGTTCCGGAACCAGGTGGTCATCGCGACCAAGTTTGGATTCAAGAACGGCGATCCCACGCAGGGACCGGACAGCCGGCCCCAGCGGATCCGCGAAGTGGCGGACGCAGCGCTGAAGCGATTGGGTACCGACGTCATCGATCTGTTCTACCAGCATCGGGTAGACCCTGCCGTCCCCATGGAAGACGTAGCAGGGACGGTGAAAGAGCTCATCGCCGAAGGCAAGGTCCGTCACTTCGGTCTTTCCGAAGCCGGCGTTGCGTCCATTCGCCGTGCGCATGCGGTGCAGCCGGTGACGGCACTCCAGAGCGAGTATTCGTTGTGGTGGCGGGAACCGGAGCAGGACGTGCTGCCGTTGCTGGAAGAACTGGGCATTGGCTTCGTGCCGTTCAGTCCCTTGGGCAAAGGATTCCTCACCGGCGCCATCGGTGCCGGGACCACGTTCGGCAGCGATGACTTCCGCAGTTCGGTGCCGCGCTTTTCTTCTGAAGCGTTGGGCGCGAATCAGGCGCTGCTGGAGCTGCTGGCCGAGCTGGCCACGCAGAAGGGCGTCACGCCCGCGCAGATGGCGTTGGCGTGGCTGCTGGCGCAGCGGCCGTGGATCGTGCCCATTCCCGGCACCACCAAGCTGCACCGGCTGGAAGAGAACCTCGCCGCTGACAACGTGACCTTGACGACAGGGGATCTGGAGCGCATCGCAACCGCGCTGGGCCAGGTCACCATCAGCGGCGCGCGCTATTCGCCCGCCGCGCAACAGCTGATCGATCGCTAG
- a CDS encoding flavodoxin — MAVPQDPSRRAVVAALASLPLGGAVPAGGEAPENRMNGSATLVAYFSRSGNTRVVAGLIQRAFGADLFEIQPAVPYPDEYLATVEQARQERDRGIEPALEATIATIRSYETVYLGFPIWGETAPPVIRSFLSRHDLSGKTLIPFVTHGGYGLGSSRAVVARMAPEANLQKEFLMQADQERQTMERVNQWLQRSR; from the coding sequence ATGGCGGTTCCCCAAGACCCTTCACGCAGGGCAGTCGTCGCCGCGCTGGCAAGCCTGCCCTTGGGTGGCGCAGTGCCTGCCGGTGGCGAAGCGCCGGAGAACCGGATGAACGGCTCGGCGACATTGGTGGCGTACTTCTCGCGGTCGGGTAACACCCGTGTCGTAGCGGGGCTGATCCAACGTGCCTTCGGTGCAGATCTGTTCGAGATCCAGCCGGCCGTGCCGTACCCGGACGAGTACCTGGCCACGGTAGAGCAGGCACGCCAGGAACGGGACCGCGGCATCGAGCCCGCCCTTGAAGCCACGATCGCCACGATCCGCAGCTACGAGACGGTCTACCTGGGGTTCCCCATCTGGGGAGAAACCGCGCCACCGGTGATCCGATCATTTCTTTCCCGCCACGATCTTTCTGGCAAGACCCTTATTCCCTTCGTCACCCATGGGGGCTATGGCCTGGGCAGCAGCAGGGCAGTGGTCGCCCGCATGGCGCCCGAAGCGAACCTGCAGAAGGAGTTCCTGATGCAGGCCGACCAGGAGCGCCAGACGATGGAGCGTGTAAACCAGTGGCTGCAACGCAGTCGATGA
- a CDS encoding aldo/keto reductase: MKMRKLGQGLEVSALGLGCMGMSANYGPAADPVEMIGLIRAAVERGVTLFDTAEVYGPFANEELVGRALEPVRDQVVIATKFGFDLDPATKQRSGGTNSRPEHIKAVAEASLKRLRTDRIDLFYQHRVDPNVPIEDVAGAVRDLIAEGKVKHFGLSEAGVDTIRRAHAVQPVTAVQSEYSMFWRGPEHELLGVLEELQIGFVPFSPLGAGFLTGKIDEHTTFDPSDFRNMVPRFSPEARKANLALVDVVSAVATAKGATPAQVALAWLLAQRPWIVPIPGTTKLHRLEENLGAVEVSLSDAELATINAGLSALDVVGERLPEGALKMTGL; the protein is encoded by the coding sequence ATGAAAATGCGCAAGCTGGGACAGGGACTGGAGGTCTCTGCATTGGGCCTGGGCTGCATGGGCATGAGTGCCAACTACGGGCCGGCGGCCGACCCGGTGGAGATGATCGGGCTGATCCGTGCGGCGGTTGAGCGCGGCGTAACCCTGTTCGATACGGCCGAGGTCTACGGCCCCTTCGCGAATGAAGAGCTGGTCGGCCGGGCCCTTGAGCCCGTCCGCGACCAGGTGGTGATCGCCACCAAGTTCGGCTTCGATCTCGACCCTGCTACAAAACAGCGCAGTGGGGGCACCAACAGCCGACCGGAACACATCAAGGCGGTAGCGGAGGCAAGTCTCAAACGCTTGCGCACTGATCGTATCGACCTGTTCTATCAACATCGCGTTGATCCCAACGTGCCCATCGAGGACGTCGCCGGTGCGGTCAGGGATCTCATTGCCGAAGGCAAGGTCAAACACTTCGGCCTGTCTGAAGCGGGTGTCGACACCATTCGCCGCGCGCATGCGGTGCAGCCGGTCACCGCGGTGCAGAGCGAGTATTCGATGTTCTGGCGCGGCCCGGAGCATGAGCTGCTGGGTGTGCTGGAGGAACTCCAGATTGGCTTTGTTCCGTTCAGCCCACTGGGTGCTGGATTCCTTACCGGCAAGATCGACGAACACACTACGTTCGATCCCAGTGACTTCCGGAACATGGTGCCGCGTTTCTCGCCGGAGGCCCGCAAGGCGAACCTTGCACTGGTCGATGTGGTGTCCGCCGTCGCAACCGCCAAGGGCGCTACGCCAGCGCAGGTGGCACTGGCGTGGTTGCTCGCACAGCGGCCGTGGATCGTGCCGATTCCGGGGACCACCAAGTTGCATCGCCTCGAAGAAAACCTGGGCGCGGTGGAGGTTTCGCTGAGCGACGCCGAGCTTGCCACCATCAACGCCGGACTATCGGCGCTGGACGTTGTAGGCGAGCGCCTGCCCGAGGGCGCTCTGAAAATGACGGGCCTCTGA
- a CDS encoding aldo/keto reductase: MNRPSDIPDTQRRQMLLGAAVAGLAPLLLSACGNAAGDRQAGSQGTAPASTASTAPVARRRLGPIEVFPIGLGVQWNPGKGTDVANDLYSSSTDRAAGIALIRRAVDLGVTLFDTAEVYGPFFSEALLGEALQGVRDKVVVATKFGFDVDPDTGERRGSTNSRPEHIRKVVEAQLRRLRTDRIDLLYQHRVDPNVPIEDVAGTMKDLAAEGKVLHYGLSEPGLQTIRRAHAVHPVAAIQNEFSMLWRGPETSVLPLCEELGIGFVPWSPLGMGFLAGMVNARTHFGEGDFRAAVPRFASEALAQNIVLARLVQEWALRKSVTPAQLALAWLCTVKPWIVPIPGTTNIVHLQQNVAAASVSFTDAELAELNAALQAIHIEGERLPPPVLNATGVEAPAKR; encoded by the coding sequence ATGAATCGTCCGTCCGATATACCCGATACCCAGCGTCGCCAGATGCTGTTGGGCGCGGCAGTGGCGGGCCTTGCGCCGCTGCTGTTGTCTGCATGCGGCAACGCCGCAGGCGACAGACAGGCAGGCAGCCAGGGAACCGCCCCGGCCAGCACGGCCAGCACCGCCCCTGTTGCCCGGCGCCGCCTGGGGCCCATCGAAGTCTTCCCCATCGGCCTGGGTGTCCAGTGGAACCCGGGGAAGGGCACCGATGTGGCGAATGACCTGTATTCCAGCAGCACCGACCGGGCTGCCGGCATCGCGCTGATCCGCCGCGCGGTCGACCTCGGCGTGACGTTGTTCGATACCGCCGAGGTCTATGGTCCGTTCTTCTCGGAAGCGCTGCTCGGCGAGGCCCTTCAGGGCGTCCGGGACAAGGTCGTGGTGGCGACCAAATTCGGTTTCGACGTCGATCCGGACACCGGCGAGCGTCGCGGCAGTACCAACAGCCGGCCCGAACATATCCGCAAGGTCGTCGAAGCGCAGTTGCGACGGCTGCGGACGGACCGTATCGATCTCCTGTACCAGCACCGCGTCGACCCGAACGTGCCCATCGAAGACGTCGCGGGGACGATGAAGGACCTGGCTGCGGAGGGCAAGGTGCTGCACTACGGCTTGTCCGAGCCCGGTTTGCAGACGATCCGCCGCGCGCATGCGGTTCATCCTGTTGCGGCCATCCAGAACGAGTTCTCGATGTTGTGGCGCGGACCTGAAACCAGCGTGCTGCCCCTGTGCGAAGAGCTGGGCATCGGCTTCGTGCCGTGGAGCCCGCTCGGTATGGGGTTCCTTGCCGGCATGGTCAATGCCCGCACGCACTTCGGAGAAGGCGACTTCCGTGCAGCGGTTCCGCGCTTTGCGTCAGAGGCGCTGGCCCAAAACATCGTGCTGGCCCGACTGGTCCAGGAATGGGCGCTGCGCAAGAGCGTGACACCGGCGCAGCTGGCGCTGGCCTGGCTGTGTACCGTCAAGCCATGGATCGTGCCGATTCCTGGAACCACCAACATCGTGCATCTCCAGCAGAACGTCGCAGCGGCGTCCGTTTCGTTTACCGATGCCGAACTTGCAGAGCTGAACGCCGCATTGCAGGCGATCCACATCGAAGGGGAGCGCCTGCCGCCGCCTGTGTTGAACGCGACGGGTGTTGAGGCCCCCGCCAAACGTTGA